gaaattaggcgcTTCATTCGCGAaaactataacacatcaactaagatggtctgtcttgatcatggaagtggagacttctagctGATGTGTTAATATGTCTTAAGTGtgtaagacatattgaattggaccactgtgagattaattattcaattatcaaCTACcatctgaataattaatctcatgacttttaatttcatagactctcatTCCTGAGAGGATAGTGAActcgatcatgaaatgtaggttattttgatatatcaaaagtgAGATCTAAtttaacggtcaaaatctcagtatgttgggtaaccacacatagtgttgaaggaacatatattctcaagatggaatccataatctctttctatagagatacaaaatatccccttgaaataagtttaataggaACTGGTTATTCAAGGCTGACCACTTTAGACTTTAGTAAAGaattactaaagtttatatttattgaaattgaatttcataaatatgaataactaaaagattaaactaggtgctcaagaaataaaatagttgtttacaaagtgacattttattatgactttgtttgCTATGGATATTTTATGGAATGGTTGAATGATATtatattagagtcttgggatataatttattaataaagcctaaagtgcaattatatttccaTAGTGGTacttgttatataattaatgataattttgggtttgttaagagttgacagatatCCCAtcccaagccacacacttaagcccaattgggctaacccaaaaggctaacccaattagataatcaattttcatttaataagagttattaaataaagtaactgtcAAGACAATTAAAAACGTACGtatgattaaaagaagagaaaatagtttttttctaTAGAATCTTGGAAATACACTTTTCCAAAGGAAAATCTGTACACAAGAATTGATTAAGAGATCACTCATCTTgggcaccatgtggaattggaatgaagattgaaggtattttcaagttttgtttttgaatttcactgtaCCAAGGTACGCATTCTcttctttgttctagaattcaaggttacatgttatctctcatgggcaccatgtggaattggaatgaagattgaaggtattctcaagttttgtttttgaatttcactgtaccaaggtacgctttctcttatttattctagaattcaaggttacatgttatctctcatgaatggaGTAGATCTTTATGTTACTTCCGCTGtaggttttgtatgagatgcaaaaccaatttttccaacaattttgACCACTAGTTCAAAGTTCATGGGATGTATGGACATTTTCCCTAAAGAAAGAGCGTAAATGATAGTTAGTGtgtatgaataaaaataaacaattaaaaaatcaagatttttttttgatatttaatgaactagagtttaaaataaatgatatgATGTGCGTACATTTGATACATGgttatgtaagtttttttttttaaagttattttcttaaaataaatagaaaatgttGCATGAACTGCTTCTTAGGTTTTTACTTGCGTTGGCGCTTAGAGCATTATCATCAGctctcttataaaaaatgtcattttaacacaccaaaatcctattttattgtattaatgcaccattttacaattcatcatttatcacatcttctattcttcaattctatatattaaaataatatatcaaacacattaaataatatattaactcaAAACCGCCATAAACTAACCACCAACGGCAACGGCAACAGCAAATCAACTGCCACAAACTACCATCACAATCACTGGATCTCcaacaaattccaaatccaaaaacctcaacaaaagagagagagagagagaaaaaaaaaaaactcaaaatcttcAACAAACACCGCCGGCCCATTACAGCCACAAACATCGCCGACCCAAAACTCAACCAACCACCGCCACAACCACGACACCACCACTGGCCCAAAATCCCAACCCAACCGATCAATCAATGACCCAAAACCCACACATCGAAACCCATCCCAAATCTCACACCCACGACCCGATTAAAAGATCTGAAGGTCGACGGTGAGAGCTGTGGAGGTTGGCAGTGAGAGATCTTGAGCAAGGAGGAGAGGGAAGAGATAGAAAGTGATAGAGAGAAGGAATGAGAGATTTGGCGTGGGAGGTTGGCGGCGAAGGATGTAGAGGTCGGCGGCGAGGTGAAGCAACGAGATATCTCAAGCAAAGATGAGAGAGATCTTGAGCAGGGAGGACTGAGAGGGAAGAGATAGAGTTTgatggagagagaagagaaaataagaaaatgatgagagaggagagagaaaagagaataaaaaaatattaaaacttataACACATCTGTCCGTACTCTCTCATATTTGAGAGTGTACTGTAGCATATCTCaaaaatttgacacatttaGCACATCTCATGATGCTCtgtttttagtgttttgatgtgtcaaatgccaaatatttgacatttggcaCATTTAACATACCTGATGAGAGTGTTCTTAGGTTCCTGTTGTGAAATTTTCATAGTTGTGCTACTACCATTGTTCTCACTGAAGTCAGGATTTCATAGCAATCTCTAGTCCATGCTTTTATTTACATCTTACatatatttttccaaataatatGGAATAGTTATCttgtatagtttttttaaataattatcttatatattaaatatatgcatgATAAGATGATAACATGTTAATTCATAGTATCAACTTAATAGTTTGGAACACAGGTCATCAAGCCCCACGAATCCTATCTGGGTATGCCGTCGTTAATTGGAAATCTAAACGAAATACATTTGCACAACTGAAGCAGAGAGTGGCAAACAAGCTTCCggggtggaaggaaaaattaCTGTCGAATGCCGGAAAGGAGGTGTTTATTAAGGCGGTGGTCCAGGCAGTGCCATCCTACACGATGAGCTGCTTTAAACTTCCTAATACTCTGTGCGAGGAGCTGACTGCAATGGTTAGGCAATTCTGGTGGGGGCAGgtaaaagatgaaaagaaagtAGCTTGGCTGAGCTGGGAGAAAATGTGCTTGCCAAGAGGGGTGGAATGGGTTTCAGGGATTTGCAGCTATTTAACCTTGTTCTGCTGGCCAAGCAGGGGTGGCGCCTCCATACGAACTCCTCCTCATTGTTTTACCGAGTCTACAAGGCAAAATACTTCCCAAGTTGCGATTTTGCGGAAGCTAATATGGGGTGTCAACCTTCATTTGCATGGAGGAGCATCATGGCAGCCCAGCCGCTAGTGCGTCGTGGAATGAGGGGGCAGGTGGGAGACGGTAACGGATCAAGGTTTGGAAGGAAAAATGGTTACCAAGCCCAAGTACTTACAAGGTCATTACTCCGGAGAGTGATCCGGGGCAAGTCCAGTGGGTCAGTGAGCTTATAGACGATGAAAGCAAAGAATGGAAGTGCGACCTTGTCAGGCAGTGGTTTCTACCACAGGACGCCGATACAATCCTCAGCATCCCCTTGAGTGTCACCGGGGCAAGAGATAGGGTGATATGGGCAAAAAACAAGAACGAGAGATTCATGGTAAAAAACGCGTATAGACTAACACAGGAGGACCAAGGAGATAAACAGTTGGCGAAAGGGTCAGACCAGTCAGCTATGAAACAGACGTGGAGAAGACTTTGGCAGATGAAGGTACCAAACAAAGTCAAGCACTTTGCATGGAAAGCATGTAGAAACATTCTTGAAATGAAGGAAAATTTATGGCGGAGGAATATCACAAAGGATAACTCATGCGAGGTGTGTAAGAAGCAGGTGGAGTCTACAAGCCACTTATTTTGGTTCTGTGACCACGCGAAGGAGGTAAGGTCCTCATGCAAGCTCTCTTTCCCCTTTGAGCTTTACCCCTCATGGGGCTATATGGACGTCATATGGCAACTACAAAAGTGGGAGGAGTCACAGCCTGGACTTCTGGAGAGAACAGTCATGATTAGCTGGGGGATTTGGAAAGATAGGAATGTTTTTCGACATGGTGGTAGGCTTCGAAGTGGACAGGCGGTGACGAGAAGCTTGCTATGTTTGCTTGTGGAATTCTAGTTGGCGAACGAAGGACCAACGATTACCACAATACGAAGCCAGGCTGTGAAGTGGGTCCCTTCACAAGCAGGACGATACAAAGTGAATGTCGACGGAGCAGTATTCTCTAAAAGAAAGCAGGTTGGGGTGGGTGTGGTGATTCGGGATGACGTAGGACAAGTGGTAGCAGTGCTAAGCAAGAAGCTAGACATCCCGTTGGGGCCACTGGAAACAAAGGCGAAGGCAATGGAGATAGGGGTCAGCTTCGCAATGGAGGTAAGGGTTAGGGACGTGACCTTTGAGGGTGACTCGCAAGTAATTTGCAATGCTATCCACGGCCTGATGGAAGTGACTCCTTCGGTCCAGAATGTTGTCTCAGGAATCCTAAAGCGTGCTCAAGATTTTCGTacttttgatttttcccacaccAAAAGACAGGGGAATACCCCTGCCCATGTCCTGGCTCATCACGCAGCTAACGTAGTGGACTATGTAGTTTGGCTTGAGGAGTGCCCTAGATGTATTGAACGTGCATGCATGCAAGATGTACTTTCCTCTTCTTttcatgaataaaatattatgagtcttcccatcaaaaaagaaaaagaaaaagtaattgcTCTTTATCAATAAGCCAagacactattttttttttttataggaagctgtggggagtaaaaagaccctgatggagatgtgggcctttgggccgtgctaaggaaggccaacctgtttttgggtttagaacttgctagtactacgggtcggcccatacgccgaggatccgaggatccagccgatgatgaatttcccttcggacggacaccggagaacccagGACTTTATGGTAAAGGTCAGGGAATGACACGattaagaccaatggttaaagggggtaaacccttgaatgtcctagaagcaccgatattagagaaataccaaagataaaggctgccacctccacattaaagaccctgcacctaccaccctggccgcattaatggggaagtgacacctgaacagtggaaaggaaacttctagttactattcaaaggcactaagaaaaaaaatatctaggctaagggggagttggggcaacacgtgtacaaagtatcaaaaagaggagtatttaagaagcaacttagaacagaaatcGGGACtcccttctttgtaatctaaaaagaaaaagaaagaaagagaaagagataatataagaacagctctcggctcaCGTCAGAGCAGGTTGATTTAtagtattccttgttgttttcaggTGTTtgtaatctttggcttgtcgtttaatcctcaaacacttctaacctgggtttcaagcccacactctacaaattcatattgtttaaggctcattgggcctgagcccgtaactgttcttggggccaggtgcaattgtgcgcttacaattggcgccgtctgtgggaaatctagtctagaagaggcagggatactatggcaggcttaagtgctcaccatgcagagtcacagggatcacagccggaagatcatttcgaacgtcttgaacatcgaagggatcgtgaggggagtgtccatacagaatacctaggtgctagccatattcatgagggggtagcaccacccatgatgagggttctaaatccatgcagaaggaaatcaaccgtttaaagagaaagctacgccgcgccaaaCGTAGGTTTTCATCGTCCTCACCCAACTCTTCCTcggaggaggataggggagctggctacagctcaaggtcgcgctctcccaccagtgcaatatcctccggtgaggaggacgaccagccaactcgcagacgtaagaagcctcattctaggggcttaggcaacgatactatgagtagggcgttgcaccagctctccaaatctccatttgcacGGAGAATTGAGAAAtgaaggcttcccagaaggtttacccagcccactttcaccatctataatggccagACTGATctggtggagcatgtgagccactttaaccagaggatggaggtgcactctcacaacgagactttgatgtgtaaagttttcccctctagcctgggacctgttgctatgaggtggttcaacggccttaagtcggggtctataagttcgttttgggagcttactagagcattcgcttcacggttcattatgtgtagcagagtacctcggccattggactcgttgttatccatgaccatgagggatggggagacgttgaaagcatactccgaccgttactaggagatgtttaatgaaatagatggcgactttgatgaggtggcgcttaatacctttaaggtaggccttcctactgatcacgacctgagaaagtctttgactaaaaagcctgttcgcagtgtacgtcgcctcatggaccgtattgacgagtataagagagtggaggaagaccaacagcaaggaaagggaaaggagaaggttatcccgcaggagagaagggatttcaggtcggacagataccacaataaTAGGCCGAGGATAGATTACGTCGGACAGTccgcctcggcagcacctcaggccgtgaacactgtattccggaaaccagtacatcagctgctggagaaagttcgtaaggaacccttctttaaatggcctgataagatggcaggagaccctgcgaagaggaatcagaacctcttttgccagtaccaccgggacgtgggccacactaccgagaactgtcggaccctgtggaaccatctagagcagctcgtcagtgagggaaagttaaagcagcacctgtgtcagcccactgggcaggtcagtcaagttggctcaaataaccagaggaacaatacatctcggtcagcattgggaacaattaatgttatcttcgctgcccctggtaggaccggctcaggtcccactagggtgatggcggtttcccatcctcaggccgaggatgtgggtcataggccgaagaggttgaagggcactttgcccgtcttaggtttctccgaggaggataaggtagggactatccagccccatgacgatgctcttgtggtcaccctcaggatagggaactatgatgtgagaagggtgatgatagatcagggcagcggtgcagatatcatgtaccctgatctatttaaggggttaaggttgaagtcggaagaccttactccttatgattcgccgcttataagctttgaagggagagccgttgtgccgaagggacagatccgtttgcccgttcaatccggctcagaaacggttgaggtggatttcattgtggttgacgcgtactctccatatacagccatcctcgccaggccttggctacacgcgcttggagccgtctcctctaccttacatgttaaagttaaattcccctcgggggaatgtgttgaggaaatcctcggcagccaatcggtagacagacagtgcatatcggctgcagtattgcatcagacagaagccgagacttcggctttaatcaccaaagacttatagcagttaacggctcctgattcatctggaatggtgacaggagatgagacacattgcgaggggttagagaagtttccagtagccgatgactcagagagattcttccaagtcggtgtacttttgccacaccaagagaagatggaattgttagaattcttgaaggacaatgttgatgtttttgcgtgggatccttatgaagctccaggcgtggatccgggcttcatttTTCATTAGTTAAATGCCAACCCAGCTAttattccgagaaggcagccacctcggcgctcttccagAAAACATTCCGAGGCTATGAAgaaagaggtgcttaaactcaagagggctggggctatcaaagaagttttctaccccgagtggttggcccatacaattgtcgttaaaaagaaaaatggaacgtggagggtatgtgtggactttactgatctgaacaaggcctgtcctaaagattcgttcccaatgccacgtattgatcaactggtggatgccactgtcggacatcctcggatgagttttttagacacctttcagggttatcaccaaattcccttggcattagaggatcaggagaagactgccttcattacaccgacggggaattatcattataaggtcatgccattcggcttgaagaatgctggggctacctatcaaaggatgatgaccagaatgttcgaacagcaaatggggaaaaccattgtagtatatgttgacgatatggtggtgaaaagcaaaacaatacccttacacgtgaaagatttggccgacacttttcagatactgagaaagtacaagttgcgcctcaacgcctcaaagtgttccttcggcgtggggtctggaaagttcttgggatacatgattactcatagaggcatcgaggtaaacccggtgcagatcaaggctattcaggacttgcagcctcttcggaacccaaaagaaattcaaaagttaacggaaatgattgccgccttgaataggttcatatctcggtcagctgaccggtgtcgtcctttcttccaactgttgaataagtggaaagggtttcaatggaccgaggactgcgagttagcttttcaacagctcaagcaatatctttctcggccacccattctgtctcgtcAGGAgacacatgagattttgtttgcttatctggcagtggccgtccacgcggtcagcctggtcctgataagagatgataacggggtacaaagaccggtatattacgttagtaagtctttgggtgatgacgaggtgcgttatcaacccttagagaaagcgctcctggccgtggttcatgccacgcgaaagcttccccattattttcagtcccacacagtggttgttctgacctaattgcccctcaaggcaatgctgcgtagcgccgactactcaggaaggatagcaaagtgggggaccatcctgggggcttttgatgtaaaatacaagcctcgcacctcggtgaagggccaggccctcactgacttggtggcggaatttgccgagccattgctggaagaaactcAAAAAGAGGCCCACATGGATGAAAattcagttggtgtgatcacagctgcggtgtctccgatttgggaagtgtatgtggatggggcagccaatcagagagggtcaggtgttggacttgtcctgacGTCCCCcaagggaattgtcttcgaaaagtctttgagattggcgttctcggccactaataatgaggccgaatacgaagcggtcttggtaggcatgaaaatggtgcgtagaatgggtggaaaggaaatccatgtcttctcggactctcaactggtggtcggccaggtcacgggaaccatggaggctagagatccaaggatgcaggaatatttggcccagatcaagcgccagcaaactgaatttgactctttcgccttaactcatatctctcggagcggaaacacccatgcagactccttagccacgttggcaacgtcctcggctcaaggtttacctagggttatcctcgttgaggatttactagagcCCACTCTTATCCCTGCCAGGGCGgctcgcgtccatctaataaggcctggacctagttggattgacccgatcatatcttttcttaggaatgatgtccttcctgaggacaaatctgaagcagataagatacaccgaaaggcgccacgtttctggttgtccgaggaccagaaactgtacaaacgatccttttcaggaccgtacttgttgtgtgtacaccctgactcaacggaagggcttctagaagaactgcgtgaagggatttgtggcagccacactgggggaagatccttagcccacagagctctgactcaaggttattggtggcccaatatgcaaagagaggcccaagattatgccaggaaatgtgatcagtgttagaggttcgcccctaatattcatcaacctggaggagttcttaaccccctttccagcccttggcccttcgcacagtgggaactagacatagttgggccatttccgagggcaacaggtaacaaaagatggcttatcgtgggaacagattatttcactaaatgggttgaggccgagcccttagcaaatattagagatgtagactccaagaagtttgtctggaaaaacatcattactaggttcggtataccacacacactcatctcggacaatggtgttcagttcgacagtaaggcttttaggaagtattgtggtgacatgggtatcataaatagatattccagcccagcttatcctcaaggaaatgggcaagtcgaggccgttaacaaggtcattgtcagtgggctgaagaaaaggttggatgatgcgaaaggcagatgggtagaagagctccctcatgttctgtggacgtatcggaccacaccgagcaggtccactggagaaacgccattctctatgacttatggagccgaggcggtgatacctctggaatctggttttcccaccctaaagacgagctcttttaatcAAGAGAATAATGTGAGACTCTTGGAgaaaggcctagatttgcttgaggaacggcgcgaggcagctatggtccaaatgacttattattaacagaagctaaaacggggatatgatgcccacgtgaggctaaggccacttgcacctagtgatctcgtactaagaaaagttgtgggtacctctaagaacccagcttggggtaaattaggacccaactgggaagacccctatcgcattgtttcagtagcaggcatagggtcatatcggctagctgacctagatgaaagaattgtgccacgcccatggaatgtaaataatcttagaagatattattattaataaaatgtgcttttgtcagttaacatttcaaagttatgagtacctctgacgcatgcagttactgttcttaagaatcaaacagaaacttggttaagtgtagtcctcgagccacaaaccttgtggaaattgatgtcttgtcatttgttaaacagaaccttagttatgccgggtcttcggacctcctactttggggaaattaacacttgaagttactgttcttaagaatcaaacagaaacttggttaagtgcagtcctcggaccacaaaccttgtggaaattgatgtcttgtcatttgttaaacagaaccttagttatgccgggtcttcggacctcctactttggggaaattaacacttgaagttactgttcttaagaatcaaacagaaacttggttaagtgtagtcctcggaccacaaactttgtgaaaattgatgtcttgtcatttgttaaacagaaccttagttatgccgggtcttcggacctcctactttagggaaattaacacttgaagttactgttcttaagaatcaaatagaaacttggttaagtgtagtcctcggaccataaaccttgtggaaattgatgtcttgtcatttgttaaacagaaccttagttatgccgggtcttcggacctcctactttggggaaattaacacttgaagttactgttcttaagaatcaaacagaaacttggttaagtgtagtc
This genomic stretch from Castanea sativa cultivar Marrone di Chiusa Pesio chromosome 1, ASM4071231v1 harbors:
- the LOC142615057 gene encoding uncharacterized protein LOC142615057; this encodes MGDKIILAGVYNGVSSNLFIHKLYDQEPQMMAELIHSAQSFMNTEDVIIAKKKKKGEKLESGYVHHSEQGHQAPRILSGYAVVNWKSKRNTFAQLKQRVANKLPGWKEKLLSNAGKEVFIKAVVQAVPSYTMSCFKLPNTLCEELTAMVRQFWWGQGWRLHTNSSSLFYRVYKAKYFPSCDFAEANMGCQPSFAWRSIMAAQPLVRRGMRGQVGDGNGSRFGRKNGYQAQDADTILSIPLSVTGARDRVIWAKNKNERFMVKNAYRLTQEDQGDKQLAKGSDQSAMKQTWRRLWQMKVPNKVKHFAWKACRNILEMKENLWRRNITKDNSCEVCKKQVESTSHLFWFCDHAKELANEGPTITTIRSQAVKWVPSQAGRYKVNVDGAVFSKRKQVGVGVVIRDDVGQVVAVLSKKLDIPLGPLETKAKAMEIGVSFAMEVRVRDVTFEGDSQVICNAIHGLMEVTPSVQNVVSGILKRAQDFRTFDFSHTKRQGNTPAHVLAHHAANVVDYVVWLEECPRCIERACMQDVLSSSFHE